The Psychrobacillus sp. FSL K6-4046 DNA window CTATACAATCCATATCAATTACTGCTTGAAGGGTAGAAAGAACAATTGCAAAGTCTGCTATAAAACGATCTCTTGCACGTTTTGCACTTTCAATCTCCCGAGAAGCTAGCTTAAATAAAGTATGGGGCTTAGCTAATTCCCCTGTAGTCGGATCAATCACATGCTCTTCTTTAATCAATCTCTTTAATGCGGTTCCTGATACGTATTGTTCACTACAGCCTGGTCGTCCACAACCACAAACTAACCCGTTAGGATATAAAATAAGATGTCCGATTTCTCCAGCTCCACCATTCGCACCATTCATAACCTGACCATCAAATATAAAGCCACCGCCAAGACCGGTACCAACCGTTACACAAACTACTTTTGAAAAGTTACTTCCTGCTCCAATACGTGCCTCGGCAAGTGCCGCACAGTTCGCGTCATTATTTAACTCGACTCGAAGTCCCGTAGCTGTCTCTAATAACGGTTTTACTGGCGTGCCCTCCCAGCCAGGCAGCTCCTTTTCAAAGGTGACTGTTCCAGTTTCAGCATCTACCATTCCTCTTGTCCCAATGCCAACCCCTGAGATGTCAGGGAACTGATCTTTTATCTTTAAGACCTGCTCCTCTAAATATGGGTATAAGGGAAGCTCTGTAGGTACTGTTATATCCGCCAAGACTTCTCCAGTCTCATTCACAACGCCCATCCGTATTTTGGTTCCACCAATATCTATGCCAAGTACCTTCTTCACTTTATAATCTCCTTTCAAAAGCTAATACTACTGCTTCATAGGGACGTACACTTATCCCTTGTTCGTCTATTTCTAGAGAGTCATAATTAGCTATTATTACTTTTCCACTAAGACCATCTACCTCACAGCTAGTCCATTGCAATTTCTCTGTACTATTTGAGAAATTCGAGATGACAAGCCATTCTTCCTTCTCGGTTTGGCGCTTATATACAAAAAGCTTTGGATCGTTTGGAAATAGCAAATGAAAGCTTCCATAAGTTATAATGTCGTGCTGTTTTCTCAACTCAATAAGCTTTTGATACGTATAAAAGATGGAAGAAGAATCGTTTAATGCCTGTTCCACATTAATCTCAGTAGTATTCGGGTTCATCTGTATCCATGGGGTACCAGTTGTAAATCCCCCATCGCTTGTCCACTGCATAGGTGTACGTGCATTGTCTCTACCCTTAGCATAAATACCACGCATAATAGTGTCTTCTGGTATACCTTGTTCTATTTTACTATTATACATATTAATTGTTTCAATATCCTTGTAGTCTTCAATACTATCAAATCTAACGTTAGTCATACCTAGTTCTTCTCCTTGATAAATATAAGGAGTTCCTTGTAGCATATGAAGACAAATAGCTAGCATTTTAGCAGAAGTAACTCGATATTCTTGGTCATTTCCAAAACGAGAAACCACACGAGGCTGGTCATGATTGTTCCAATATAAGCTATTCCATCCTACCCCATGAAGTGCATGCTGCCATTTCTCAAGATTGTGTTTTAACGCAACTAAATCCAGTGGCTTTGCATCCCATTTTTCAAAAGGACCACTGTCTAAATCCATATGTTCAAAGGTGAATACCATGTTCACTTCTTTATTGGCAGGATTCGTATATAACTGAGCATCCTTAGGAGAAGCTCCTGGCATTTCACCTACTGTGAGTACATCATAGTTTTGAAGAACACGCTCATTCATTTCTTTTAAATATGTATGGATTTTAGGACCATTCATAAAATAGGGACTTCCATCGCCATATAGCTGTCCTTGTCCAACCTTTCCATCCGGTAGTCCCTCCACCTTGGAGATAAAATTAATAACGTCCATTCGAAATCCGCCTATGCCCTTATCTAGCCAATAGGTCATCATCTCATATATATCGTTACGAAGCATTTCGTTTTCCCAATTCAAGTCTGGTTGCTTCTTAGAAAACAAATGTAAGTAGTAGGAATCTGTCGCCTCATCCTTCTCCCATGCAGATCCGGAAAAAACAGAGCCCCAGTTATTCGGCGGCAAATTGTCTTTCCCCTCCCTCCAGATATAGTAGTCTCTATACTTAGAGTCCTTTGAGGATTTGGACTCGACAAACCACTTATGTTCGTCTGAGGTATGGTTAACAACAAGGTCCATTACGATACGTAAGTCTCTCGCTTCTGCTCCCCTTATCAATTGATCCAAATCTTCCATTGTTCCAAACTCATCTAAAATAGTACGGTAGTTTCTTATGTCATAGCCATTGTCATCGTTCGGAGAGTCGAAAACAGGACTCAACCAAATAACGTTGACACCTAGCTTCTGTATATAATCTAATTTAGAAATAATCCCCTGTATATCCCCAATTCCATCTCCGTTTGAATCCATAAAGCTACGTGGATAAATTTGATAAACTACACTTCGTTTCCACCAAGGCTCCTTATTTGTCTTCATGTTCTCCGACCCCCATCAGAAGTATTTGATATATTCATTATAATGCAAACGCTTGCATAAAGTGATATTTTTTTTAAAAGTAGATACATTAGTCACATTCTTAATTTCTAACTTTAATGAAGAACACACACGAGATAAATAAGGCACAAGGCACAATGAGATTATATTCTTTTTAAGAATAAAGAAAAATTAATTTCAGCTCTCTTGAGGATAAACCAATAAATATAGACATATTGTTCGATTTTAATTATGAAACTGGACTACCTCTATCATTTGTCAAACTTGATTTAAATAAAAAGCCCACTTTTCAAGTGAGCTTTTCTTTTAATCCTCTAATGTGTTCTTGGCTTGTTTTATCACTTTATCTATTAGTTCCTCGGCTCTTTCAAGGTCTTTTTCTTTTATTGCAATTTGCACCTCTAACAACCAATCAATGTGACTTCTTAAAA harbors:
- a CDS encoding ROK family protein, which encodes MKKVLGIDIGGTKIRMGVVNETGEVLADITVPTELPLYPYLEEQVLKIKDQFPDISGVGIGTRGMVDAETGTVTFEKELPGWEGTPVKPLLETATGLRVELNNDANCAALAEARIGAGSNFSKVVCVTVGTGLGGGFIFDGQVMNGANGGAGEIGHLILYPNGLVCGCGRPGCSEQYVSGTALKRLIKEEHVIDPTTGELAKPHTLFKLASREIESAKRARDRFIADFAIVLSTLQAVIDMDCIVIGGGVSESADEWWDLLIEKVKPLMLKPVEIKRAQFGNEAGMLGAAMLVV
- a CDS encoding alpha-glucosidase produces the protein MKTNKEPWWKRSVVYQIYPRSFMDSNGDGIGDIQGIISKLDYIQKLGVNVIWLSPVFDSPNDDNGYDIRNYRTILDEFGTMEDLDQLIRGAEARDLRIVMDLVVNHTSDEHKWFVESKSSKDSKYRDYYIWREGKDNLPPNNWGSVFSGSAWEKDEATDSYYLHLFSKKQPDLNWENEMLRNDIYEMMTYWLDKGIGGFRMDVINFISKVEGLPDGKVGQGQLYGDGSPYFMNGPKIHTYLKEMNERVLQNYDVLTVGEMPGASPKDAQLYTNPANKEVNMVFTFEHMDLDSGPFEKWDAKPLDLVALKHNLEKWQHALHGVGWNSLYWNNHDQPRVVSRFGNDQEYRVTSAKMLAICLHMLQGTPYIYQGEELGMTNVRFDSIEDYKDIETINMYNSKIEQGIPEDTIMRGIYAKGRDNARTPMQWTSDGGFTTGTPWIQMNPNTTEINVEQALNDSSSIFYTYQKLIELRKQHDIITYGSFHLLFPNDPKLFVYKRQTEKEEWLVISNFSNSTEKLQWTSCEVDGLSGKVIIANYDSLEIDEQGISVRPYEAVVLAFERRL